The following are encoded together in the Paludisphaera mucosa genome:
- a CDS encoding DUF790 family protein: MLTGDLMRVRFSKERVLPLYLNREGAQWLEAAESLLAIFREGVGMTRGEIEGEIDEMFGGGGKATLVHRGLAKVLEDGAEFEVVADVPPDVIREKVFTAAAEHRKALAIAHPTDGNPLPEPGRGPRPAFRRDVVLEGVAKELEVDPKILIDGLFADLRDENRMLSFQDMTAQRLLDRYNVALAQTVLLRSVRVQVEVRNETPARYRQLFRQLKFHRLLYRVSGTMKEGYVFHVDGPLSLFSATTRYGLQMALFLPALLRCRDFRLDAELRWGPKREPRSFHVDAGLGLVPHTADTGVYVPPEIPAFAERFRQVVPAWELTETTEIVELGREGVWVPDFRAVHKKTGVDVFVEVVGFWKKATLDRLLDQLPRLGPPRFVMVVSEKLKVDEEALEKLPGPILWFKEIPSAPELAGLLDRFLPEKQESMLK, translated from the coding sequence ATGCTGACCGGCGACCTGATGCGGGTGAGGTTCAGCAAGGAGCGGGTGCTGCCGCTCTACCTGAACCGCGAGGGCGCGCAGTGGCTCGAAGCGGCCGAGAGCCTGCTGGCGATCTTCCGCGAGGGGGTCGGGATGACCCGGGGGGAGATCGAGGGCGAGATCGACGAGATGTTCGGCGGCGGCGGCAAGGCGACGCTCGTGCATCGCGGGCTCGCCAAGGTGCTCGAGGACGGGGCCGAGTTCGAAGTCGTCGCCGACGTCCCGCCCGACGTCATCCGCGAGAAGGTCTTCACCGCCGCGGCCGAGCACCGCAAGGCCCTGGCGATCGCCCACCCGACCGACGGCAACCCCCTGCCCGAGCCCGGCCGCGGGCCGCGCCCGGCCTTCCGCCGCGACGTCGTGCTCGAAGGCGTGGCGAAGGAGCTGGAGGTCGACCCCAAGATCCTGATCGACGGCCTCTTCGCCGACCTCCGCGACGAGAACCGGATGCTCTCGTTCCAGGACATGACGGCCCAGCGGCTGCTCGACCGCTACAACGTCGCGCTCGCCCAGACGGTCCTCTTGCGCTCGGTCCGCGTCCAGGTCGAGGTCCGCAACGAGACCCCCGCGCGGTATCGCCAGCTCTTCCGCCAGCTCAAGTTCCACCGGCTCTTGTACCGCGTGAGCGGGACGATGAAGGAGGGCTACGTCTTCCACGTCGACGGCCCGCTGAGCCTCTTCAGCGCGACGACGCGGTACGGGCTCCAGATGGCGCTCTTCCTGCCCGCCCTGCTCCGCTGCCGCGACTTCCGGCTCGACGCCGAGCTGCGCTGGGGGCCGAAGCGCGAGCCCCGCAGCTTCCACGTCGACGCCGGCCTGGGGCTCGTGCCGCATACGGCCGACACGGGCGTGTACGTCCCGCCCGAGATCCCCGCCTTCGCCGAGCGGTTCCGCCAGGTCGTCCCCGCGTGGGAGCTGACCGAGACGACCGAGATCGTCGAGCTGGGCCGAGAGGGCGTGTGGGTGCCGGACTTCCGCGCGGTGCACAAGAAGACCGGCGTCGACGTGTTCGTCGAGGTCGTCGGCTTCTGGAAGAAGGCCACGCTCGACCGCCTGCTCGACCAGCTCCCGCGGCTGGGGCCGCCGCGGTTCGTGATGGTCGTCTCCGAGAAGCTCAAGGTCGACGAGGAGGCCCTCGAGAAGCTCCCCGGCCCGATCCTCTGGTTCAAGGAGATCCCCAGCGCCCCCGAGCTGGCGGGGCTGCTGGATCGGTTCCTCCCCGAGAAACAGGAAAGCATGCTGAAATGA
- a CDS encoding acyltransferase family protein, which translates to MSERCEVQSMPPPSRRNMGLDILRAFAVILVLGRHMPKVPTDLPLPTRLFFAVWRRGGWVGVDLFFVLSGFLVSELLFAEYRKKGELSLPRFYVRRGWKIYPPFLLLIAATALVGIVRGRPPTGRELGSELLFLQNYLRPMWNHTWSLAVEEHFYLMLPALLAGLAWLRKGAANPFKPVVAVTAVMGLTLLIFRIVNALARDHFEFRTHVFPTHLRLDSLMFGVVIAYAYHFHQDWFRATFHGRRRRLILGGALGLLPAFVLASERSAFIWTIGFTIFYLASGALLVGVLLSEIPRVKALVALGIMGAYSYSIYLWHMPLIDWAFPLAEHLTSRKLSFLTQVPLYLVGSVALGIVMCRLIEIPTLRLRDRWFPSRTGPSPTLEGLAIGGRVEAAPDVEFKSSLLPERAT; encoded by the coding sequence ATGTCGGAGCGATGCGAAGTCCAGTCCATGCCGCCGCCGAGCCGTCGCAACATGGGGCTCGACATCCTTCGCGCGTTCGCGGTGATCCTCGTGCTGGGGCGGCACATGCCGAAGGTCCCGACGGACCTGCCTCTGCCGACGCGTCTGTTCTTCGCCGTTTGGCGACGCGGAGGCTGGGTGGGCGTCGACCTGTTCTTCGTCCTGAGCGGCTTCCTGGTTTCCGAGCTCCTGTTCGCGGAGTACCGGAAGAAGGGCGAGCTCTCCCTGCCCCGGTTCTACGTCCGCCGGGGCTGGAAGATCTACCCGCCGTTCCTGCTCCTGATCGCCGCCACCGCCCTGGTCGGGATCGTGCGGGGGCGGCCGCCGACGGGGCGAGAACTGGGCTCCGAGCTCCTGTTTTTGCAGAACTACCTCAGGCCCATGTGGAACCACACCTGGTCGCTCGCCGTCGAGGAGCATTTCTACCTGATGCTCCCGGCGCTCCTGGCCGGGTTGGCGTGGCTTCGCAAGGGGGCCGCGAACCCCTTCAAGCCGGTGGTCGCGGTCACCGCCGTCATGGGCCTGACGCTGCTGATCTTCAGGATCGTCAACGCCCTGGCGAGGGATCATTTCGAGTTCCGGACCCACGTCTTCCCGACCCATCTGCGGCTCGACTCGCTCATGTTCGGGGTCGTCATCGCTTATGCCTATCACTTCCATCAGGACTGGTTTCGGGCGACCTTCCACGGCCGTCGCCGGCGGCTGATCCTCGGCGGAGCGCTCGGCCTGCTGCCCGCCTTCGTGCTGGCCTCGGAGCGGAGCGCGTTCATCTGGACGATCGGGTTCACGATCTTCTATCTGGCCAGCGGGGCCCTCCTCGTGGGCGTGCTCCTCTCGGAGATACCCCGCGTCAAGGCGCTCGTCGCACTCGGGATCATGGGGGCGTACTCCTACTCGATCTACCTCTGGCACATGCCGCTGATCGATTGGGCGTTTCCCCTGGCGGAGCATCTCACATCTCGCAAGTTGAGCTTCTTGACGCAGGTCCCGCTCTACCTGGTCGGCTCGGTGGCGCTGGGGATCGTGATGTGCCGGTTGATCGAGATCCCCACCCTTCGCCTCCGCGACCGGTGGTTCCCGTCCCGGACGGGGCCCTCGCCGACGCTCGAGGGTTTGGCGATCGGTGGGCGGGTCGAAGCCGCTCCCGACGTGGAGTTCAAATCGTCACTCCTGCCCGAGCGCGCCACCTGA
- a CDS encoding RluA family pseudouridine synthase produces the protein MKVRLDKLVAERFQLSRRAAREAVERGQVDVGGERRLDPADEVGPDEAVAFSPNRPRADMADRRLDVMYEDRDVLIVNKPAGLLVQPTFLRERDTLLERAGRYQLHKRGVKKPYVGIVHRIDQQTSGVILLVTSPRALRPFQELFRTHTIERDYLAVVEGVFLTDVGSINLPLVEDAGDNRRGVSRDPERGVPATTHFRVVESYGTAASLVSLRLETGRTHQIRIHLAALDHTVVGDQVYGRRGRPKFPIRFTRQALHAAALGFNHPLSGNPIRVDAPLPADFNGLVDELKHDYGVTKIGEHG, from the coding sequence ATGAAGGTACGGCTCGACAAGCTCGTCGCCGAGCGATTCCAGCTCTCCCGCCGCGCCGCGCGCGAGGCGGTCGAGCGCGGCCAGGTCGACGTCGGCGGCGAGCGTCGCCTCGACCCGGCCGACGAGGTCGGGCCCGACGAGGCGGTGGCCTTCAGCCCGAACCGGCCGCGCGCCGACATGGCCGACCGCCGCCTCGACGTCATGTACGAGGATCGCGACGTCCTGATCGTCAACAAGCCCGCCGGCCTGCTCGTCCAGCCCACGTTCCTCCGCGAGCGCGACACCCTCCTCGAACGCGCCGGGCGGTATCAGCTCCACAAGCGGGGCGTCAAAAAGCCGTACGTCGGCATCGTCCATCGGATCGACCAGCAGACGTCGGGCGTGATCCTGCTCGTGACCTCGCCGCGGGCCCTGCGTCCGTTCCAGGAACTCTTCCGGACCCACACCATCGAGCGCGACTACCTGGCGGTGGTCGAGGGGGTCTTCCTGACCGACGTGGGGAGCATCAACCTGCCGCTGGTGGAAGACGCCGGCGACAACCGCCGGGGCGTCTCGCGCGACCCCGAGCGGGGCGTGCCGGCGACGACCCACTTCCGCGTCGTCGAGAGCTACGGCACCGCCGCCAGCCTCGTCTCCCTCCGCCTGGAGACGGGCCGGACGCACCAGATCCGCATCCACCTCGCGGCGCTCGACCACACGGTCGTCGGCGACCAGGTCTACGGCCGTCGGGGCCGCCCCAAGTTCCCGATCCGCTTCACCCGCCAGGCCCTCCACGCCGCCGCCCTGGGCTTCAACCACCCCCTGTCGGGCAACCCGATCCGGGTCGACGCCCCGCTCCCCGCCGACTTCAACGGCCTGGTCGACGAGCTGAAGCACGACTACGGCGTGACGAAGATCGGCGAGCACGGCTGA
- a CDS encoding SRPBCC family protein → MRNALKVTTPTDREIVVTRRFNAPRELVWDAMSRPELLKRWVTGPPGWEMTVCEEDARVGGTFRWAWTGPDGAAMSMSGVYHEVTPPERCVRIERFDFGCGPAGAEQLATLDLADMGETTELTITLLYSSKEARDGAAASGMEHGMAAGYDRLDEILQAAMV, encoded by the coding sequence ATGCGGAACGCCCTGAAGGTCACGACCCCGACCGACCGCGAGATCGTCGTCACCCGCCGGTTCAACGCCCCGCGCGAGCTGGTCTGGGACGCGATGTCCCGGCCCGAGCTGCTCAAGCGCTGGGTGACCGGCCCTCCGGGCTGGGAGATGACGGTCTGCGAGGAGGACGCCCGCGTGGGCGGGACGTTCCGCTGGGCCTGGACCGGGCCGGACGGGGCCGCGATGTCGATGTCGGGAGTCTACCATGAAGTCACGCCGCCCGAGCGGTGCGTCCGCATCGAGCGGTTCGACTTCGGCTGCGGCCCCGCCGGCGCCGAACAACTCGCGACCCTGGACCTCGCCGATATGGGCGAAACGACGGAGCTGACGATCACTCTCCTGTACTCGTCGAAGGAGGCGCGCGACGGCGCCGCCGCCTCCGGGATGGAACATGGCATGGCCGCCGGCTACGACCGTCTCGACGAGATCCTCCAAGCCGCTATGGTCTGA
- a CDS encoding DEAD/DEAH box helicase family protein, giving the protein MSAGETISVEGESRPLRLVFDRGTVLVEGLSEGDEAALPGVRYDPRTRTFRAEAIWYRPLVEHLRSRKIAYADEARGYGPTQTPWRIQVAKEAFPHQVEGLDAWWKAGGRGVVVLPTGTGKTHLANMAIEKAGRPTLIVTPTIDLMNQWYDELTMSFGVEIGLLGGGYNDVRPITVTTYDSAYINMERLGDRFGLLVFDECHHLPGATYGISAVSAIAPFRLGLTATPERADNAHTHLDQLIGPIVYRREITQLRGEFLAEYQTIPLFVSLSEEERQRYENARECYRAFVSGSGIDMRRPDGWSRFLFLAFRSPEGREAFRAYRDQRELALAAPAKLKLLDRLLDRHNQDRVLIFTHDNATVYTIARRFLVPVITHQTKTKERREILLRFNSGAYPIVATSKVLNEGVNVPEANIAIILSGSGSVREHVQRLGRILRKSGDKQAVLYEVVTRGTVEEYTSNRRRQHSAYDGD; this is encoded by the coding sequence ATGAGCGCGGGCGAGACGATCTCGGTCGAGGGCGAATCGCGCCCCCTGCGCCTGGTCTTCGACCGCGGGACGGTCCTCGTCGAGGGCCTGTCCGAGGGCGACGAGGCCGCCCTGCCGGGCGTCCGCTACGACCCCCGCACCAGGACCTTCCGGGCCGAGGCCATCTGGTACCGCCCGCTCGTCGAGCACCTCCGCAGTCGGAAGATCGCCTACGCCGACGAGGCCCGGGGCTACGGCCCGACCCAGACGCCCTGGCGGATCCAGGTCGCCAAGGAGGCCTTCCCGCACCAGGTCGAGGGCCTCGACGCCTGGTGGAAGGCCGGCGGCCGCGGGGTCGTGGTGCTCCCCACGGGCACCGGCAAGACCCACCTGGCCAACATGGCCATCGAGAAGGCCGGCCGGCCCACCCTGATCGTCACGCCCACGATCGACCTGATGAACCAGTGGTACGACGAGCTGACGATGAGCTTCGGCGTCGAGATCGGCCTGCTCGGCGGCGGCTACAACGACGTCCGGCCGATCACCGTCACGACCTACGACTCGGCCTACATCAACATGGAACGCCTCGGCGACCGGTTCGGCCTGCTCGTCTTCGACGAGTGCCACCACCTGCCCGGGGCGACCTACGGGATCTCGGCCGTCTCCGCCATCGCCCCGTTCCGCCTCGGCCTGACGGCCACCCCCGAGAGGGCCGACAACGCGCACACGCACCTCGACCAGCTCATCGGCCCGATCGTCTACCGCCGCGAGATCACCCAGCTCCGGGGCGAGTTCCTGGCCGAGTACCAGACGATCCCCCTGTTCGTCTCGCTCAGCGAGGAGGAGCGGCAGCGGTACGAGAACGCCCGCGAGTGCTATCGCGCGTTCGTCAGCGGCTCGGGCATCGACATGCGTCGGCCAGACGGCTGGAGCCGGTTCCTGTTCCTCGCCTTCCGCTCGCCCGAGGGCCGCGAGGCCTTCCGCGCCTACCGCGACCAGCGCGAGCTGGCGCTGGCCGCCCCCGCCAAGCTCAAGCTCCTCGACAGGCTGCTCGACCGCCACAACCAGGACCGCGTGCTGATCTTCACCCACGACAACGCGACGGTCTACACGATCGCCCGGCGGTTCCTCGTGCCGGTCATCACCCACCAGACCAAGACCAAGGAGCGACGGGAGATCCTGCTGCGGTTCAACTCGGGGGCCTACCCGATCGTGGCGACGTCGAAGGTGCTCAACGAGGGCGTGAACGTCCCCGAGGCCAACATCGCGATCATCCTCAGCGGCTCCGGCTCGGTCCGCGAGCACGTCCAGCGCCTGGGCCGCATCCTCCGCAAGTCGGGCGACAAGCAGGCCGTGCTCTATGAGGTCGTCACCCGCGGCACCGTCGAGGAATACACGTCCAACCGCCGCCGGCAGCACAGCGCCTACGACGGCGATTGA
- a CDS encoding bifunctional 4-hydroxy-2-oxoglutarate aldolase/2-dehydro-3-deoxy-phosphogluconate aldolase — protein sequence MSRETTLRRILDGGIVAVVRAESGEALVKVVEALADGGVTAAEITFTVPDALDVIRDARRALGDALVLGAGTVLDPETARAAILAGAEYVVSPVVSLDVIRLCRRYDKAVMPGAFTPTEILSAWEAGADVVKVFPADVGGPPYLKAVRGPLPQIRLMPTGGVDLTTAAAFLKAGACCLGVGGTLVEPRAVAAGDFARIRELAAKFAAIVREFRSTS from the coding sequence ATGAGTCGCGAAACCACCCTCAGGCGCATCCTCGACGGCGGGATCGTGGCCGTCGTCCGGGCCGAGTCGGGCGAGGCGCTCGTGAAGGTCGTCGAGGCCCTGGCCGACGGCGGCGTCACGGCGGCCGAGATCACCTTCACCGTCCCCGACGCCCTCGACGTCATCCGCGACGCCCGCCGCGCCCTGGGCGACGCCCTCGTCCTGGGCGCCGGGACCGTGCTCGACCCCGAGACCGCCCGCGCGGCGATCCTGGCCGGGGCCGAGTACGTCGTCAGCCCGGTCGTGAGCCTGGACGTGATCCGGCTCTGCCGCCGCTACGACAAGGCCGTCATGCCCGGCGCCTTCACGCCCACCGAGATCCTCTCGGCCTGGGAGGCCGGGGCCGACGTGGTCAAGGTCTTCCCCGCCGACGTCGGCGGCCCGCCCTACCTGAAGGCCGTCCGCGGCCCCCTTCCCCAGATCAGGCTCATGCCCACCGGCGGCGTCGACCTGACGACCGCCGCCGCCTTCCTGAAGGCCGGCGCCTGCTGCCTGGGCGTCGGCGGCACCCTCGTCGAGCCCAGGGCCGTCGCCGCCGGCGACTTCGCCCGCATCCGCGAACTCGCCGCGAAATTCGCCGCGATCGTCCGCGAGTTCCGCTCGACCTCCTGA
- a CDS encoding SulP family inorganic anion transporter codes for MHETEGQEAAEGRPADQAAPPEKPANGVAGLKYWRQDVVAGLLVSLISLPLSQGIAVASGAPPIAGLISAIIAGLLLPFLGGSFVTISGPAAGLAPVLLAAMLSLGKGDLATGYPLLLALISIVGVIQIVLSLLKAARFSAIFPAAVVEGMLASIGLMIIAKQLPNFLGAPYHAHEFFEYLAETPAALRHMQPQVFGLGLTCLALLFALGSRWSGPLKKVPPQLTVVVVGILLGRLLGLGGSSLIHLPDQILGHGLVLPDFAGLFGDSTLWGYALAGVLTLTMVDGVESLATAQAIDKIDPFRRKSSPNRVLFSMGVLNIASSMAGGLTIIPGGVKSKACIVGGGRTLWANFYNACFLLIFLFAGRPVIGMIPLAALAAILIHTGYKMSEPAIWRHIGLIGREQLGLFTITVIATLMTDLLIGIGVGIVAKLALNLAIASRGEGPVEAIARAPEHLAALFRSPVSGAGVEGNSYHVRFDGPLVCFNSLRVNSTLAAIPRDADRLYLHFQDGVSIIDHTTCENLIHFAEEFEQSGRGEAEFVGMDLLGRLSDHESCTRIRQINLPGAVAPRPRRAVPVDFGNDLALLPASTALQDMAIDEAIRDAFADVPVHADHPRGVLVRLGMVPVDRYTKHPEGDLAALALQQPADQRVEYGSKASDERARPIM; via the coding sequence ATGCACGAGACCGAAGGGCAGGAGGCGGCTGAAGGCCGTCCCGCGGATCAGGCCGCGCCCCCGGAGAAACCGGCCAACGGAGTGGCGGGGCTCAAGTATTGGCGACAGGACGTCGTGGCCGGCCTGCTGGTGTCGTTGATCTCGCTGCCGCTGTCGCAGGGGATCGCGGTGGCGTCGGGGGCCCCGCCGATCGCGGGGCTCATCTCGGCGATCATCGCCGGGCTGCTGCTCCCCTTCCTGGGAGGGTCGTTCGTGACCATCAGCGGTCCGGCGGCCGGGCTGGCCCCCGTGCTGCTGGCCGCGATGCTGAGCCTGGGCAAGGGCGACCTGGCGACGGGCTACCCGCTGCTCCTGGCCCTCATCTCGATCGTCGGCGTGATCCAGATCGTGCTCAGCCTGCTGAAGGCGGCGCGGTTCAGTGCCATCTTCCCGGCGGCGGTGGTCGAGGGGATGCTGGCGTCGATCGGCCTGATGATCATCGCCAAGCAACTCCCGAACTTCCTGGGCGCGCCGTACCACGCGCACGAGTTCTTCGAGTACCTCGCCGAGACCCCGGCCGCCTTGCGGCACATGCAGCCCCAGGTCTTCGGGCTGGGCCTGACGTGCCTGGCGCTCCTGTTCGCGCTCGGGTCGCGGTGGTCCGGCCCGCTGAAGAAGGTGCCGCCCCAGCTCACGGTCGTCGTCGTCGGGATCTTGCTCGGCCGCCTGCTGGGCCTCGGCGGCTCCTCGCTGATCCACCTGCCCGACCAGATCCTGGGGCACGGGCTCGTCCTGCCCGACTTCGCGGGCCTGTTCGGCGACTCGACGCTCTGGGGCTACGCCCTGGCCGGCGTGCTGACGCTGACGATGGTCGACGGCGTCGAATCGCTGGCGACCGCCCAGGCGATCGACAAGATCGACCCCTTCCGGCGGAAGTCGAGCCCGAACCGCGTGCTGTTCTCGATGGGCGTGCTGAACATCGCCTCCAGCATGGCCGGCGGCCTGACGATCATCCCCGGCGGCGTGAAGAGCAAGGCCTGCATCGTGGGCGGCGGGCGGACCCTCTGGGCCAACTTCTACAACGCCTGCTTCCTGCTGATCTTCCTGTTCGCGGGGCGGCCGGTGATCGGCATGATCCCCCTGGCCGCGCTGGCGGCGATCCTGATCCACACCGGCTACAAGATGAGCGAGCCGGCCATCTGGCGGCACATCGGGCTCATCGGCCGCGAGCAGCTCGGCCTGTTCACGATCACGGTGATCGCCACCCTCATGACCGACCTCCTGATCGGGATCGGCGTGGGGATCGTCGCCAAGCTGGCGCTGAACCTGGCGATCGCCTCGCGGGGCGAGGGGCCCGTCGAGGCGATCGCTCGGGCGCCCGAACACCTGGCGGCCCTGTTCCGCAGCCCGGTCTCCGGGGCGGGCGTCGAGGGGAACTCGTACCACGTCCGGTTCGACGGGCCGCTCGTCTGCTTCAATTCGCTGCGCGTCAACAGCACGCTGGCCGCGATCCCCCGCGATGCCGACCGCCTCTACCTCCACTTCCAGGACGGGGTGTCGATCATCGACCACACGACCTGCGAGAACCTGATCCACTTCGCCGAGGAGTTCGAGCAGTCGGGGCGGGGCGAGGCCGAGTTCGTCGGCATGGACCTGCTCGGCCGGCTGTCCGACCACGAGTCGTGCACCCGGATCCGTCAGATCAACCTGCCCGGCGCGGTGGCCCCCCGCCCGCGGCGAGCCGTCCCCGTCGACTTCGGAAACGACCTGGCGCTCCTGCCCGCCTCGACGGCCCTCCAGGACATGGCGATCGACGAGGCGATCCGCGACGCCTTCGCCGACGTGCCGGTCCACGCCGACCACCCCCGCGGCGTCCTCGTCCGCCTGGGGATGGTGCCGGTCGATCGCTACACCAAGCACCCCGAGGGGGACCTCGCCGCCCTCGCCCTGCAACAGCCGGCCGACCAGAGGGTCGAATACGGCTCCAAGGCCAGCGACGAGCGGGCCCGGCCGATCATGTAG
- a CDS encoding PP2C family protein-serine/threonine phosphatase: protein MTAMPVKIETSQFEFLVSPLSSSTRPAPREPATTSVQVDLAATSHPGKVRSRNEDHFMVAKVSRHMEILMDNLPAGQLPQELAEDGYSMVVADGMGGMNAGDVASMLAISTGVRLADKSVKWGFKINEKEARDLLNRMSMYFQEIDRRLTLKSEGDRRLFGMGTTLTLAYSVGAHLFLIHVGDSRAYLFRGGEIAQLTRDHTVAQALADAGQIKPEDVRTHARRNTLTNYLGGHRGKIQADVRWLRLEHGDRVVLCSDGLSDMIDDAAIAEVLRRGECSQRTTEILLEKALEAGGKDNVTIIVAGYSIPTDSLSHALEGHKEVAKAQDTRLIDTDEFHPSRDSGRN from the coding sequence ATGACGGCGATGCCCGTGAAGATCGAGACCTCGCAGTTCGAGTTCCTGGTCAGCCCCCTCAGCTCCTCGACGCGGCCCGCGCCCCGCGAGCCGGCCACCACCTCCGTGCAGGTCGACCTCGCGGCGACGTCGCACCCGGGCAAGGTCCGCAGCCGGAACGAGGACCACTTCATGGTCGCGAAGGTCTCGCGGCACATGGAGATCCTGATGGACAACCTCCCCGCCGGGCAGCTCCCCCAGGAGCTGGCCGAGGACGGCTACTCGATGGTCGTCGCCGACGGCATGGGCGGGATGAACGCCGGCGACGTCGCCAGCATGCTGGCCATCAGCACGGGGGTCCGCCTCGCCGACAAGTCGGTCAAGTGGGGCTTCAAGATCAACGAGAAGGAAGCCCGCGACCTGCTCAATCGGATGAGCATGTATTTCCAGGAGATCGACCGCCGCCTGACGCTGAAGAGCGAGGGCGACCGCCGGCTGTTCGGGATGGGGACCACCCTGACGCTCGCCTACAGCGTCGGCGCGCACCTGTTCCTGATCCACGTCGGCGACTCGCGCGCCTACCTGTTCCGCGGCGGCGAGATCGCCCAGCTCACCCGCGACCACACGGTCGCCCAGGCGCTCGCCGACGCCGGCCAGATCAAGCCCGAGGACGTCCGCACCCACGCCCGGCGCAACACGCTCACCAACTACCTCGGCGGCCACCGCGGCAAGATCCAGGCCGACGTCCGCTGGCTCCGGCTGGAGCACGGCGACCGCGTCGTGCTGTGCAGCGACGGCCTCTCCGACATGATCGACGACGCCGCCATCGCCGAGGTCCTCCGCCGCGGCGAGTGCTCCCAGCGGACCACCGAGATCCTGCTCGAGAAGGCCCTCGAGGCCGGCGGCAAGGACAACGTCACCATCATCGTCGCCGGCTACAGCATCCCCACCGACTCCCTCTCGCACGCCCTCGAAGGCCACAAGGAAGTCGCCAAGGCGCAGGACACGAGGCTCATCGACACGGACGAATTCCACCCGTCTCGAGACTCGGGCCGGAATTAG
- a CDS encoding ArsR/SmtB family transcription factor gives MMTASLDATFAALADPTRRAILARLAQGEATVTELVSPFQLSQPAISKHLKVLEKAGLITRGKDAQKRPCRIAAEPLAEANEWLEDYRKIWEAHFDRLDSLLDELKARKNPEKS, from the coding sequence ATGATGACAGCGAGTCTCGACGCCACGTTCGCGGCGCTGGCCGACCCCACCCGTCGGGCGATCCTCGCCCGGCTGGCCCAGGGCGAGGCCACGGTGACGGAGTTGGTCTCCCCGTTCCAGCTCAGCCAGCCGGCGATCTCCAAGCACCTCAAGGTTTTGGAGAAGGCCGGGCTGATCACGCGCGGGAAGGACGCCCAGAAGCGGCCGTGCCGGATCGCGGCCGAGCCGCTCGCCGAGGCCAATGAATGGCTCGAAGACTATCGAAAGATCTGGGAAGCGCATTTCGACCGCCTCGACTCGCTCCTGGACGAGTTGAAGGCCCGAAAGAACCCCGAGAAATCCTAG
- a CDS encoding XylR family transcriptional regulator, which produces MAYGREILHGTVQYVRENGPWTVFFEPRSMQDPAPPWLKDWDGDGIITTLYPQFSELIRQTGIPTIDLDDQEPRSGLPTVQSDQLAIGATAAAHLMERGFTRFGYFGYPQFEWSRLRLESFRRAVEAAGFVCEDYEPAHAVSWGHQMPAWEAEIERVARWIDGLPKPLGLMACNDFRGVQALDACRRADVAVPEEVAVIGVDDEILACELAQPSLSSVIPDCRRIGYEAARLLDGVLAGAPPPAATLHVPPLGIAVRQSSDVTAIADPIVADAMRFIREHACRGIRIEDVVGRAGVSRSTLHRRFRASTGGTIHDAIAGMRLDRVKRLLVETDLSLHAVAERVGVAHVEYLIAAFRKSTGATPGAFRRAHRDGASRATRARPQAGGRGPAD; this is translated from the coding sequence ATGGCCTACGGCCGCGAGATCCTCCACGGCACGGTCCAGTACGTCCGCGAGAACGGGCCGTGGACCGTCTTCTTCGAGCCCCGCTCGATGCAGGACCCCGCGCCCCCCTGGCTGAAGGACTGGGACGGCGACGGCATCATCACCACGCTCTACCCCCAGTTCTCCGAGCTGATCCGCCAGACCGGCATCCCCACGATCGACCTGGACGACCAGGAGCCGCGATCGGGGCTGCCGACCGTCCAGAGCGATCAGCTCGCCATCGGGGCGACGGCCGCCGCGCACCTCATGGAGCGGGGCTTCACCCGCTTCGGCTACTTCGGCTACCCGCAGTTCGAGTGGTCCCGCCTGCGCCTGGAGTCGTTCCGCCGGGCCGTCGAGGCCGCCGGCTTCGTCTGCGAGGACTACGAGCCCGCGCACGCCGTGTCGTGGGGCCACCAGATGCCGGCGTGGGAGGCCGAGATCGAGCGCGTCGCGCGCTGGATCGACGGCCTGCCCAAGCCCCTGGGCCTGATGGCCTGCAACGACTTCCGGGGGGTCCAGGCGCTCGACGCCTGCCGCCGGGCCGACGTCGCCGTCCCCGAGGAGGTCGCCGTGATCGGCGTCGACGACGAGATCCTGGCCTGCGAGCTGGCCCAGCCTTCGCTCTCCAGCGTGATCCCCGACTGCCGGCGGATCGGCTACGAGGCCGCGCGGCTGCTCGACGGGGTCCTCGCCGGCGCGCCGCCGCCGGCCGCGACGCTGCACGTCCCGCCCCTCGGCATCGCCGTGCGGCAGTCGAGCGACGTGACCGCGATCGCCGACCCGATCGTCGCCGACGCCATGCGGTTCATCCGCGAGCACGCCTGCCGGGGGATCCGGATCGAGGACGTGGTCGGCCGCGCGGGGGTCTCGCGGAGCACGCTGCACCGCCGCTTCCGGGCCTCGACGGGCGGGACGATCCACGACGCCATCGCCGGGATGCGGCTCGACCGCGTCAAGCGGCTGCTCGTCGAGACGGACCTGTCGCTCCACGCCGTCGCCGAGCGCGTCGGCGTCGCCCACGTCGAGTACCTGATCGCCGCGTTCCGCAAGTCCACCGGCGCGACCCCGGGCGCCTTCCGCCGGGCCCACCGCGACGGGGCCTCGCGCGCCACCCGGGCGCGTCCCCAGGCCGGGGGCCGCGGCCCGGCCGACTGA